A single Carnobacterium alterfunditum DSM 5972 DNA region contains:
- the smpB gene encoding SsrA-binding protein SmpB yields MPKGTGKVLAQNRKAGYDFSILDTVEAGIVLQGTEIKSIRAGRINLKDGYAKIQNDEIYLHNVHISPYEQGNQFNHDPLRTRKLLMHKKQIMRLMNETKSSGNTLIPLKVYLKDGYAKVLIGLAKGKKKYDKREDLKRKDQKRELDRALRAR; encoded by the coding sequence ATGCCAAAAGGTACAGGTAAAGTATTGGCTCAAAATAGAAAAGCAGGCTATGATTTTTCTATATTAGATACCGTAGAAGCTGGGATAGTGTTGCAGGGAACGGAAATCAAGTCTATCAGAGCGGGTCGGATCAATTTAAAGGATGGCTACGCTAAGATTCAGAATGATGAAATTTATTTGCATAATGTCCATATCAGTCCTTATGAGCAAGGAAATCAATTCAATCATGATCCATTAAGAACGCGGAAATTATTGATGCATAAAAAACAAATCATGCGCTTAATGAACGAAACGAAGTCTAGCGGAAATACATTGATTCCCTTAAAAGTTTATTTAAAAGACGGTTATGCAAAAGTATTGATCGGTCTGGCAAAAGGGAAGAAAAAATACGATAAACGCGAAGATCTGAAGCGAAAAGATCAAAAACGTGAGTTGGACCGTGCGTTAAGAGCTAGATAA
- the rnr gene encoding ribonuclease R, producing the protein MNDKKTLQEAIIVFMSEHKKISFQVSDISEGMGMTSAVDFKILVSSLAEMEREGKLFLNKKGHFKLPSNDPVLTGIFRASDRGFGFVAIEDVEKDIFIPPNMTNYALDGDKVTVDIIKPAEPWSDKGAEGKIKAIIERNFTQLVGEFYAYSEDGIEETGLYGYIDPQDKKITDLRVFIESEGIKPVDGSIVVVEITLYPDDEFPRSMQGIVKKVVGHINDPGIDILTIVYKHGIPTEFSQEALKQADEVPEKISESDLEGRRDLRDEVLVTIDGADAKDLDDAVGLKVLDNGNYLLGVHIADVSYYVTEDSPLDKDAFERGTSVYLTDRVIPMIPQRLSNGICSLNPHVDRLTMSCEMEMTPDGEIVGHDVFQSVIRTTERMTYTEVNEILTDKNLETRKKYSSLVAMFELMETLHHTLEVDRKNRGAIDFDTKEAKIIVDPTGKPLDIVLRERGVGERLIESFMLAANETVSEHFSKMEVPLIYRIHEQPDSDRMQKFMEFVTAFGITVKGTSKDVSPMTLQKIANSVKGKPEEQVVSTMMLRSMKQAKYAVEPLGHFGLGAEFYSHFTSPIRRYPDLILHRLIRSYGEEGTGSAQKTKWENRLPAIAEDTSKAERRAVDAERETDALKKTEYMADKVGEIYEGIIGSVLKFGIFVELPNTVEGLVHISNMKDDYFNYIEEQMMLVGERTGVVYRIGQKVKVKITKADPETREIDFELVPDPDAPKYEGPKHLVKGRGRENSQRRGKESTSSYKPKQDGSSKKKSKPFYKDAAKNKKSKNKN; encoded by the coding sequence ATGAACGACAAAAAAACGTTACAAGAAGCAATTATAGTTTTTATGAGTGAACACAAAAAAATCTCGTTTCAAGTAAGTGACATCAGTGAAGGAATGGGTATGACAAGTGCGGTCGATTTTAAGATCCTTGTTAGTTCATTAGCTGAAATGGAACGAGAAGGTAAGCTCTTTTTAAATAAAAAAGGGCATTTTAAGTTGCCAAGTAACGATCCGGTTTTGACTGGTATTTTCAGAGCAAGCGACCGAGGATTTGGATTTGTGGCTATTGAAGATGTAGAAAAAGATATTTTTATTCCACCTAATATGACCAATTATGCACTAGATGGCGATAAGGTGACAGTCGATATTATCAAACCTGCTGAACCATGGTCAGACAAAGGCGCTGAAGGAAAAATAAAGGCCATTATTGAACGTAACTTTACACAATTAGTTGGAGAGTTCTACGCTTACAGCGAAGATGGAATCGAAGAGACCGGTTTATACGGATATATCGATCCACAAGATAAAAAAATTACAGACTTGCGCGTCTTTATTGAGTCAGAAGGTATTAAACCAGTTGACGGTTCAATTGTTGTTGTAGAAATAACTTTGTACCCAGATGATGAGTTTCCTAGAAGTATGCAAGGAATCGTTAAAAAAGTCGTAGGACATATAAATGATCCAGGAATCGATATCTTAACTATCGTGTATAAACACGGAATCCCGACTGAGTTCTCACAAGAAGCTTTGAAACAAGCAGATGAAGTTCCAGAAAAAATCAGCGAGTCTGATCTTGAAGGTCGTCGTGACTTAAGAGATGAAGTTCTGGTGACGATCGATGGAGCAGATGCAAAAGACTTAGACGATGCGGTAGGCTTGAAAGTATTGGATAATGGAAACTATCTATTGGGCGTTCATATAGCAGATGTATCCTATTATGTGACAGAAGATAGTCCTTTAGACAAAGATGCCTTTGAAAGAGGAACCAGTGTATACTTAACCGATCGTGTTATACCAATGATTCCACAACGATTATCTAATGGGATTTGTTCGTTAAATCCTCATGTCGATCGTTTGACGATGAGCTGCGAAATGGAAATGACACCTGATGGAGAAATTGTCGGACATGACGTTTTCCAAAGTGTGATACGAACAACTGAACGGATGACTTATACTGAAGTAAATGAAATATTAACAGATAAAAATCTAGAGACCCGTAAAAAATACAGCAGCTTAGTAGCTATGTTTGAATTAATGGAAACTCTGCATCATACCCTAGAGGTAGATCGTAAAAATCGTGGGGCCATTGACTTTGATACAAAAGAAGCTAAAATCATTGTCGATCCTACAGGTAAGCCATTGGATATCGTATTGAGAGAACGTGGTGTTGGTGAGCGCTTGATCGAATCGTTCATGTTGGCAGCAAATGAAACGGTATCTGAACATTTTTCAAAAATGGAAGTTCCATTGATCTATCGTATTCATGAACAACCTGACAGTGATCGTATGCAAAAATTCATGGAATTTGTTACGGCTTTTGGTATTACCGTTAAAGGGACCAGCAAAGATGTTTCTCCTATGACGTTACAAAAAATTGCCAATAGTGTCAAAGGAAAACCAGAAGAACAAGTTGTTTCAACGATGATGTTAAGAAGTATGAAACAAGCCAAATATGCTGTGGAACCATTAGGCCATTTCGGTCTTGGAGCAGAATTTTATTCACATTTCACTTCTCCCATCCGTCGTTATCCAGATTTGATCTTACACCGTTTGATCCGTTCTTATGGAGAAGAAGGTACTGGATCTGCTCAGAAAACAAAATGGGAAAATCGATTGCCCGCAATTGCAGAAGATACGTCAAAAGCGGAACGTCGTGCAGTTGATGCTGAAAGAGAAACCGATGCATTGAAGAAAACTGAATATATGGCTGACAAAGTTGGCGAAATCTATGAAGGAATCATCGGTTCAGTCTTGAAATTTGGTATATTCGTCGAATTGCCGAATACGGTTGAAGGTCTGGTCCATATTTCAAATATGAAAGATGACTACTTTAACTATATCGAAGAGCAAATGATGCTTGTTGGAGAACGAACGGGTGTTGTTTACCGAATTGGACAAAAAGTAAAAGTGAAAATAACAAAAGCTGATCCTGAAACTCGTGAGATCGATTTTGAACTTGTTCCAGATCCGGATGCACCTAAATATGAGGGACCCAAACATCTAGTAAAAGGCAGAGGCCGTGAAAATAGCCAACGTCGCGGAAAAGAAAGCACTTCTTCGTATAAGCCTAAACAAGATGGAAGCAGTAAAAAGAAAAGCAAACCTTTTTATAAAGATGCAGCTAAAAATAAAAAGTCTAAAAATAAAAATTAA
- a CDS encoding glutathione peroxidase gives MSVYDYKVNEISGEEVSLSKYKGKVLLIVNTATECGLAPQLEDLEKLYQTYKEQGLVVLGFPSNQFMNQEPREGEEIANFCQKNYGVSFQLHEKILVNGKNADPLYQYLTSETGNKKIKWNFTKFLIGRDGEIIKRFGSTTQPKKMETDIAEAVANG, from the coding sequence ATGTCTGTTTACGATTATAAGGTCAATGAAATCAGTGGCGAAGAAGTGTCCTTATCAAAGTACAAAGGAAAAGTTTTACTAATTGTGAATACAGCAACGGAATGTGGTTTAGCTCCTCAATTAGAAGATTTAGAAAAATTGTATCAAACGTATAAAGAACAAGGACTAGTCGTTTTAGGGTTTCCTTCCAATCAATTTATGAATCAAGAACCTCGTGAAGGAGAAGAAATCGCTAATTTTTGTCAGAAAAATTATGGTGTTTCTTTTCAACTTCATGAAAAAATACTCGTAAATGGAAAAAATGCCGATCCTCTTTACCAATACCTAACATCAGAAACGGGTAACAAGAAAATCAAATGGAATTTCACAAAATTTCTAATTGGTCGAGATGGCGAAATCATCAAACGATTTGGTTCAACAACACAACCTAAAAAAATGGAAACCGATATAGCTGAAGCAGTAGCAAACGGCTAA